In Euphorbia lathyris chromosome 10, ddEupLath1.1, whole genome shotgun sequence, a single genomic region encodes these proteins:
- the LOC136208584 gene encoding uncharacterized protein isoform X2, giving the protein MGSFSALVKASNALRKKLNIIFPQLKSKSNDWACSSNCIPQPTPIEADVSIPNEVDRSIPTEVELCLVFCSMFPEGFRLPIEDLVMYGMALNLFEDVHNMSQARCRVDGLIKFINHRLPPYYLNKLCLWEGEYGDRYVKILDTAFDLAKSIASKYQLEFFPESVKRTWPSTNWEKYCYGLSLVLKTINQRPFYFECPKLSFLQLQHREDSQSIPVDLFEGIKELLVLSLDVQSLPQSLDVLSNLRMLRLKVLRFEDMSCIGGLIDLEFLSISTPSLTDIPKEMGQLGNLRFLDLRKMNIAWIPPGVLSRMLKLEELYLPLSFRRWGCRAQEEHDGYDEWGSWEEDDCDDKQRISARINEINGGERMNASISEIVSCSLNALEIVVPKASILPKRAPIFKNMQRFKILVPNNLKYRPLGKYYSINVLQLTGDAYDIKESGICDLMSRTEELNLTRVRNLKNVMFELEDYDFPQLQKMIISECDELEYIVDTIEKQILSEDNYLFSKLESLHLSILSNLKEIWHGRWTKLQWFENLSQISIWFCHKLKYVLPLSIVKGCSQLKSVEILDCNEMEGIFFQDKEDDNPFVHYFIEELDLHSLPKLVGFLVHNDTSIDWFYGGTNALTTNEIVSNSMEGSRLDGICVGDEEIIYPPPTSIRRGKLPQLFSNIRGKLRQLVTNKQVSPIKNHHIPSHMETYNAFSSKLTEKWLQSLKRLKIAFCDEVEVIFLFEENHVTTRAFNSLKELELYGLRNLMHIWFSVPLEIMAFQNLQLLVLSECQNLLYLFSPRVAKLLVQLQKVYINRCEKMEIILKEDENETANKIVFPHLKLLELQHMPNLRTFSSGIYPIELRSLETLKFNQCNKMECFSYGSLWTPMLKRIQINGSLYLIWGDLNATMERCMMGNFFGIPSNDANPSSRMSTNSSGSSAASPLLTVVSEANPNSQILKDPNSLNCSIISSSCPPPVGSSNYTYSEPFIIASQSSAAASGEENPNGQVKSSTISPNSPTPGSSNDNYSEPSSIISIPTSQCSFATSEENEESNLYGHILEGPNYMKEFTFADLKIATKNFSSDNLLGKGGFGEVYKGWLKENTFSPSKTGTGMAVAIKKWNQRSSQGFQEWQTEVKALERQSHPNLVKVIGYCWEDRELLLVYEFMQRGSLFDHLHGRNPGIEPLSWDMRIKIAVGAARGLNFLHTSGKKVIHRDIKSANIILDSDYNAKITDFGLAIWDPLDGDPHMTTMSDNVNISGLDPLERLWPSDGFSHLSTRVMGTFGYLDPGYFRTGRLSVESDVYSFGVVLLELMTGLKAIDHNRPEEQRSLVAWLKPILSKKSELENLMDSTMEGQYSPIAMLMTAKLASRCTKDDHRKRPSIGEVLKELQQIDAFKEKENE; this is encoded by the exons ATGGGATCATTTAGTGCCCTTGTTAAGGCTTCCAATGCGTTGAGAAAGaagttaaatattatttttccaCAGCTGAAGTCAAAATCAAATGATTGGGCGTGTAGCTCAAATTGTATACCTCAGCCTACACCAATTGAAGCCGATGTATCTATACCAAATGAAGTGGACAGATCCATACCAACTGAAGTTGAGTTATGTCTTGTGTTTTGTAGTATGTTTCCTGAAGGCTTTAGATTACCCATTGAAGATTTGGTTATGTATGGGATGGCTCTAAACTTGTTTGAAGATGTGCATAATATGTCTCAAGCAAGATGTAGAGTTGACGGTCTAATTAAGTTCATTAATCATCGACTACCACCCTATTACCTAAATAAACTTTGTTTATGGGAGGGAGAGTACGGTGATCGATATGTCAAAATACTGGATACTGCTTTTGATTTAGCAAAGTCAATTGCCTCAAAATATCAATTAGAATTTTTCCCTGAGTCTGTGAAGAGAACATGGCCAAGCAcaaattgggaaaaatattGCTATGGACTTTCACTTGTTCTTAAAACAATCAACCAACGTCCTTTTTATTTTGAGTGTCCAAAGCTTTCTTTCCTACAACTTCAACATAGGGAAGATTCACAAAGCATTCCAGTTGACCTTTTTGAAGGTATAAAAGAGCTCTTAGTTCTGTCTTTGGACGTCCAATCACTGCCACAGTCACTTGATGTCCTAAGTAATCTTAGAATGTTGCGTCTTAAGGTACTTAGATTTGAAGATATGTCTTGCATTGGAGGTCTGATAGATTTGGAATTTCTTTCAATTTCGACCCCAAGTTTAACGGATATTCCTAAAGAGATGGGACAACTTGGTAATCTGAGGTTTCTCGACTTAAGAAAAATGAACATTGCATGGATTCCACCAGGTGTATTGTCGAGAATGTTGAAACTAGAAGAGTTGTACCTACCATTAAGCTTTAGAAGATGGGGATGTAGGGCACAAGAAGAACATGATGGTTATGATGAATGGGGATCATGGGAAGAGGATGATTGCGATGATAAACAGAGAATCAGTGCAAGGATTAATGAGATCAATGGTGGGGAGAGGATGAATGCAAGTATTAGTGAGATAGTATCTTGTTCGCTAAATGCATTAGAAATTGTGGTgccaaaagcttcaattttgcCTAAAAGGGCGCCAATTTTCAAGAATATGCAACGGTTTAAAATTCTTGTGCCAAATAATCTGAAATATAGACCACTTGGAAAATATTATTCAATAAATGTGTTGCAACTCACTGGTGATGCATATGATATCAAAGAAAGTGGTATTTGTGATTTGATGAGTAGAACTGAAGAATTGAATTTGACAAGAGTGCGAAATTTGAAGAATGTCATGTTCGAGCTAGAAGACTATGACTTTCCACAGTTACAGAAGATGATTATTTCTGAATGTGATGAGCTAGAATACATAGTTGATACGATAGAAAAGCAAATTCTATCAGAAGATAATTATTTATTCTCGAAGTTGGAGAGTCTACATCTATCAATATTATCTAATCTAAAAGAAATATGGCATGGAAGATGGACAAAGTTACAATGGTTTGAGAATTTAAGTCAGATAAGCATCTGGTTCTGTCATAAATTGAAATATGTGCTTCCGCTATCAATTGTTAAAGGATGCTCACAACTCAAAAGCGTAGAGATACTTGATTGTAATGAAATGGAGGGAATTTTCTTCCAAGACAAGGAGGATGACAACCCCTTTGTGCATTACTTTATTGAAGAACTTGATTTGCATTCACTTCCAAAATTGGTTGGGTTTCTGGTACACAATGATACTTCAATTGATTGGTTTTACGGTGGCACCAATGCATTGACAACTAATGAG ATTGTCTCAAATAGCATGGAAGGATCAAGATTGGACGGAATTTGCGTTGGTGATGAGGAAATCATTTATCCACCACCAACTTCAATAAGAAGAGGGAAACTGCCACAACTTTTTTCCAACATCAGAGGGAAACTGCGACAACTTGTTACCAACAAACAG GTTTCACCTATCAAGAACCATCACATACCTAGCCATATGGAGACGTACAATGCATTTTCATCCAAATTGACGGAAAAATGGTTGCAAAGTTTGAAAAGACTTAAAATAGCATTTTGCGATGAAGTAGAAGTTATATTTCTGTTTGAGGAAAACCATGTTACTACTAGAGCCTTTAattctttgaaagagttagagctTTATGGTCTACGAAACTTAATGCATATATGGTTTTCAGTTCCACTAGAGATTATGGCCTTCCAGAACTTGCAACTTTTAGTTTTATCAGAATGTCAGAACTTATTATATCTTTTCTCGCCTCGAGTAGCCAAACTTTTGGTTCAGCTACAGAAAGTATATATTAATCGTTGTGAGAAGATGGAAATCATTTTAAAAGAGGATGAAAATGAGACAGCAAACAAAATCGTGTTCCCTCACTTAAAGCTTTTGGAACTTCAACATATGCCCAATCTTAGGACTTTCTCAAGTGGGATTTATCCAATTGAATTACGTTCATTGGAAACTTTGAAATTTAATCAATGCAATAAGATGGAATGTTTCTCTTATGGGTCATTGTGGACGCCAATGCTGAAAAGAATACAAATAAATGGAAGCTTATATTTAATATGGGGAGATCTTAATGCAACTATGGAGCG tTGCATGATGGGAAATTTCTTTGGCATTCCCTCAAATGATGCTAATCCTAGCTCCAGGATGAGCACAAACAGTTCTGGTTCTTCTGCAGCAAGTCCATTGCTTACTGTTGTAAGTGAGGCAAATCCAAATAGTCAAATTTTGAAGGATCCAAATTCTTTGAACTG CTCTATAATTAGCTCCAGTTGCCCTCCTCCAGTAG GATCATCAAATTATACTTACAGCGAACCTTTCATTATTGCAAGTCAAAGCTCTGCTGCTGCAAGTGGAGAGGAAAATCCAAATGGTCAAGTGAAGAG CTCCACAATCAGCCCCAACAGTCCTACACCAG GGTCATCAAATGATAATTACAGCGAACCTTCATCTATTATTTCTATTCCAACAAGTCAGTGCTCTTTTGCTacaagtgaagaaaatgaaGAGTCAAATCTATATGGTCATATATTGGAGGGACCAAATTACATGAAAGAATTCACCTTTGCTGATCTGAAGATTGCTACAAAGAATTTCAGTTCAGATAATTTGTTGGGTAAAGGTGGTTTTGGTGAAGTATATAAAGGATGGCTAAAAGAAAATACTTTTTCACCCTCCAAAACTGGCACCGGGATGGCAGTTGCTATCAAGAAATGGAACCAAAGAAGTAGCCAAGGGTTTCAGGAGTGGCAG ACAGAGGTGAAAGCTCTTGAAAGGCAATCACATCCAAACTTGGTTAAAGTTATAGGATATTGTTGGGAGGATAGAGAATTACTCCTTGTGTATGAATTTATGCAGAGGGGAAGCTTGTTTGATCATCTTCACGGAA GAAATCCTGGGATTGAACCCTTGTCTTGGGACATGCGGATCAAGATAGCCGTTGGAGCAGCTCGGGGTCTTAATTTTCTTCATACTTCAGGAAAAAAAGTTATTCACAGAGATATCAAGTCtgcaaatataattcttgataGT GATTACAATGCAAAAATAACAGATTTTGGCCTGGCCATATGGGACCCTTTGGATGGGGACCCACATATGACAACCATG AGTGACAATGTTAACATATCAGGTCTTGATCCGTTGGAAAGATTGTGGCCTTCAGATGGGTTCTCACATTTGTCAACCAGGGTTATGGGAACATTTGGTTATCTTGATCCCGGCTATTTTAGAACAG GTCGTCTATCTGTGGAGAGTGATGTATATAGCTTCGGTGTGGTGCTTTTGGAATTAATGACAGGCTTAAAGGCGATTGACCATAATCGTCCAGAAGAACAACGCAGCCTGGTTGCTTGGTTGAAGCCAATCCTATCAAAGAAAAGTGAGTTGGAAAACTTAATGGACTCAACAATGGAAGGCCAGTACTCACCAATAGCAATGTTAATGACAGCAAAGCTTGCTTCAAGATGTACAAAAGATGATCATAGAAAACGTCCGTCCATCGGAGAAGTTTTGAAGGAATTACAGCAAATAGATGcattcaaagaaaaagaaaacgagTAG
- the LOC136208584 gene encoding uncharacterized protein isoform X4: MGSFSALVKASNALRKKLNIIFPQLKSKSNDWACSSNCIPQPTPIEADVSIPNEVDRSIPTEVELCLVFCSMFPEGFRLPIEDLVMYGMALNLFEDVHNMSQARCRVDGLIKFINHRLPPYYLNKLCLWEGEYGDRYVKILDTAFDLAKSIASKYQLEFFPESVKRTWPSTNWEKYCYGLSLVLKTINQRPFYFECPKLSFLQLQHREDSQSIPVDLFEGIKELLVLSLDVQSLPQSLDVLSNLRMLRLKVLRFEDMSCIGGLIDLEFLSISTPSLTDIPKEMGQLGNLRFLDLRKMNIAWIPPGVLSRMLKLEELYLPLSFRRWGCRAQEEHDGYDEWGSWEEDDCDDKQRISARINEINGGERMNASISEIVSCSLNALEIVVPKASILPKRAPIFKNMQRFKILVPNNLKYRPLGKYYSINVLQLTGDAYDIKESGICDLMSRTEELNLTRVRNLKNVMFELEDYDFPQLQKMIISECDELEYIVDTIEKQILSEDNYLFSKLESLHLSILSNLKEIWHGRWTKLQWFENLSQISIWFCHKLKYVLPLSIVKGCSQLKSVEILDCNEMEGIFFQDKEDDNPFVHYFIEELDLHSLPKLVGFLVHNDTSIDWFYGGTNALTTNEIVSNSMEGSRLDGICVGDEEIIYPPPTSIRRGKLPQLFSNIRGKLRQLVTNKQVSPIKNHHIPSHMETYNAFSSKLTEKWLQSLKRLKIAFCDEVEVIFLFEENHVTTRAFNSLKELELYGLRNLMHIWFSVPLEIMAFQNLQLLVLSECQNLLYLFSPRVAKLLVQLQKVYINRCEKMEIILKEDENETANKIVFPHLKLLELQHMPNLRTFSSGIYPIELRSLETLKFNQCNKMECFSYGSLWTPMLKRIQINGSLYLIWGDLNATMERCMMGNFFGIPSNDANPSSRMSTNSSGSSAASPLLTVVSEANPNSQILKDPNSLNCSSSIISSSCPPPVGSSNYTYSEPFIIASQSSAAASGEENPNGQVKSSTISPNSPTPGSSNDNYSEPSSIISIPTSQCSFATSEENEESNLYGHILEGPNYMKEFTFADLKIATKNFSSDNLLGKGGFGEVYKGWLKENTFSPSKTGTGMAVAIKKWNQRSSQGFQEWQTEVKALERQSHPNLVKVIGYCWEDRELLLVYEFMQRGSLFDHLHGRNPGIEPLSWDMRIKIAVGAARGLNFLHTSGKKVIHRDIKSANIILDSDYNAKITDFGLAIWDPLDGDPHMTTMSDNVNISGLDPLERLWPSDGFSHLSTRVMGTFGYLDPGYFRTGRLSVESDVYSFGVVLLELMTGLKAIDHNRPEEQRSLVAWLKPILSKKTKLASRCTKDDHRKRPSIGEVLKELQQIDAFKEKENE, from the exons ATGGGATCATTTAGTGCCCTTGTTAAGGCTTCCAATGCGTTGAGAAAGaagttaaatattatttttccaCAGCTGAAGTCAAAATCAAATGATTGGGCGTGTAGCTCAAATTGTATACCTCAGCCTACACCAATTGAAGCCGATGTATCTATACCAAATGAAGTGGACAGATCCATACCAACTGAAGTTGAGTTATGTCTTGTGTTTTGTAGTATGTTTCCTGAAGGCTTTAGATTACCCATTGAAGATTTGGTTATGTATGGGATGGCTCTAAACTTGTTTGAAGATGTGCATAATATGTCTCAAGCAAGATGTAGAGTTGACGGTCTAATTAAGTTCATTAATCATCGACTACCACCCTATTACCTAAATAAACTTTGTTTATGGGAGGGAGAGTACGGTGATCGATATGTCAAAATACTGGATACTGCTTTTGATTTAGCAAAGTCAATTGCCTCAAAATATCAATTAGAATTTTTCCCTGAGTCTGTGAAGAGAACATGGCCAAGCAcaaattgggaaaaatattGCTATGGACTTTCACTTGTTCTTAAAACAATCAACCAACGTCCTTTTTATTTTGAGTGTCCAAAGCTTTCTTTCCTACAACTTCAACATAGGGAAGATTCACAAAGCATTCCAGTTGACCTTTTTGAAGGTATAAAAGAGCTCTTAGTTCTGTCTTTGGACGTCCAATCACTGCCACAGTCACTTGATGTCCTAAGTAATCTTAGAATGTTGCGTCTTAAGGTACTTAGATTTGAAGATATGTCTTGCATTGGAGGTCTGATAGATTTGGAATTTCTTTCAATTTCGACCCCAAGTTTAACGGATATTCCTAAAGAGATGGGACAACTTGGTAATCTGAGGTTTCTCGACTTAAGAAAAATGAACATTGCATGGATTCCACCAGGTGTATTGTCGAGAATGTTGAAACTAGAAGAGTTGTACCTACCATTAAGCTTTAGAAGATGGGGATGTAGGGCACAAGAAGAACATGATGGTTATGATGAATGGGGATCATGGGAAGAGGATGATTGCGATGATAAACAGAGAATCAGTGCAAGGATTAATGAGATCAATGGTGGGGAGAGGATGAATGCAAGTATTAGTGAGATAGTATCTTGTTCGCTAAATGCATTAGAAATTGTGGTgccaaaagcttcaattttgcCTAAAAGGGCGCCAATTTTCAAGAATATGCAACGGTTTAAAATTCTTGTGCCAAATAATCTGAAATATAGACCACTTGGAAAATATTATTCAATAAATGTGTTGCAACTCACTGGTGATGCATATGATATCAAAGAAAGTGGTATTTGTGATTTGATGAGTAGAACTGAAGAATTGAATTTGACAAGAGTGCGAAATTTGAAGAATGTCATGTTCGAGCTAGAAGACTATGACTTTCCACAGTTACAGAAGATGATTATTTCTGAATGTGATGAGCTAGAATACATAGTTGATACGATAGAAAAGCAAATTCTATCAGAAGATAATTATTTATTCTCGAAGTTGGAGAGTCTACATCTATCAATATTATCTAATCTAAAAGAAATATGGCATGGAAGATGGACAAAGTTACAATGGTTTGAGAATTTAAGTCAGATAAGCATCTGGTTCTGTCATAAATTGAAATATGTGCTTCCGCTATCAATTGTTAAAGGATGCTCACAACTCAAAAGCGTAGAGATACTTGATTGTAATGAAATGGAGGGAATTTTCTTCCAAGACAAGGAGGATGACAACCCCTTTGTGCATTACTTTATTGAAGAACTTGATTTGCATTCACTTCCAAAATTGGTTGGGTTTCTGGTACACAATGATACTTCAATTGATTGGTTTTACGGTGGCACCAATGCATTGACAACTAATGAG ATTGTCTCAAATAGCATGGAAGGATCAAGATTGGACGGAATTTGCGTTGGTGATGAGGAAATCATTTATCCACCACCAACTTCAATAAGAAGAGGGAAACTGCCACAACTTTTTTCCAACATCAGAGGGAAACTGCGACAACTTGTTACCAACAAACAG GTTTCACCTATCAAGAACCATCACATACCTAGCCATATGGAGACGTACAATGCATTTTCATCCAAATTGACGGAAAAATGGTTGCAAAGTTTGAAAAGACTTAAAATAGCATTTTGCGATGAAGTAGAAGTTATATTTCTGTTTGAGGAAAACCATGTTACTACTAGAGCCTTTAattctttgaaagagttagagctTTATGGTCTACGAAACTTAATGCATATATGGTTTTCAGTTCCACTAGAGATTATGGCCTTCCAGAACTTGCAACTTTTAGTTTTATCAGAATGTCAGAACTTATTATATCTTTTCTCGCCTCGAGTAGCCAAACTTTTGGTTCAGCTACAGAAAGTATATATTAATCGTTGTGAGAAGATGGAAATCATTTTAAAAGAGGATGAAAATGAGACAGCAAACAAAATCGTGTTCCCTCACTTAAAGCTTTTGGAACTTCAACATATGCCCAATCTTAGGACTTTCTCAAGTGGGATTTATCCAATTGAATTACGTTCATTGGAAACTTTGAAATTTAATCAATGCAATAAGATGGAATGTTTCTCTTATGGGTCATTGTGGACGCCAATGCTGAAAAGAATACAAATAAATGGAAGCTTATATTTAATATGGGGAGATCTTAATGCAACTATGGAGCG tTGCATGATGGGAAATTTCTTTGGCATTCCCTCAAATGATGCTAATCCTAGCTCCAGGATGAGCACAAACAGTTCTGGTTCTTCTGCAGCAAGTCCATTGCTTACTGTTGTAAGTGAGGCAAATCCAAATAGTCAAATTTTGAAGGATCCAAATTCTTTGAACTG TTCCAGCTCTATAATTAGCTCCAGTTGCCCTCCTCCAGTAG GATCATCAAATTATACTTACAGCGAACCTTTCATTATTGCAAGTCAAAGCTCTGCTGCTGCAAGTGGAGAGGAAAATCCAAATGGTCAAGTGAAGAG CTCCACAATCAGCCCCAACAGTCCTACACCAG GGTCATCAAATGATAATTACAGCGAACCTTCATCTATTATTTCTATTCCAACAAGTCAGTGCTCTTTTGCTacaagtgaagaaaatgaaGAGTCAAATCTATATGGTCATATATTGGAGGGACCAAATTACATGAAAGAATTCACCTTTGCTGATCTGAAGATTGCTACAAAGAATTTCAGTTCAGATAATTTGTTGGGTAAAGGTGGTTTTGGTGAAGTATATAAAGGATGGCTAAAAGAAAATACTTTTTCACCCTCCAAAACTGGCACCGGGATGGCAGTTGCTATCAAGAAATGGAACCAAAGAAGTAGCCAAGGGTTTCAGGAGTGGCAG ACAGAGGTGAAAGCTCTTGAAAGGCAATCACATCCAAACTTGGTTAAAGTTATAGGATATTGTTGGGAGGATAGAGAATTACTCCTTGTGTATGAATTTATGCAGAGGGGAAGCTTGTTTGATCATCTTCACGGAA GAAATCCTGGGATTGAACCCTTGTCTTGGGACATGCGGATCAAGATAGCCGTTGGAGCAGCTCGGGGTCTTAATTTTCTTCATACTTCAGGAAAAAAAGTTATTCACAGAGATATCAAGTCtgcaaatataattcttgataGT GATTACAATGCAAAAATAACAGATTTTGGCCTGGCCATATGGGACCCTTTGGATGGGGACCCACATATGACAACCATG AGTGACAATGTTAACATATCAGGTCTTGATCCGTTGGAAAGATTGTGGCCTTCAGATGGGTTCTCACATTTGTCAACCAGGGTTATGGGAACATTTGGTTATCTTGATCCCGGCTATTTTAGAACAG GTCGTCTATCTGTGGAGAGTGATGTATATAGCTTCGGTGTGGTGCTTTTGGAATTAATGACAGGCTTAAAGGCGATTGACCATAATCGTCCAGAAGAACAACGCAGCCTGGTTGCTTGGTTGAAGCCAATCCTATCAAAGAAAA CAAAGCTTGCTTCAAGATGTACAAAAGATGATCATAGAAAACGTCCGTCCATCGGAGAAGTTTTGAAGGAATTACAGCAAATAGATGcattcaaagaaaaagaaaacgagTAG